ATCTTGTGCATCGCCATGATTAAGGCGCTTAGTTCTGTCTGATTCATATATTGTATTTCGTCGATTAAAATGGCGGTCACTATATTTTTCTCTTCCGCCGCTTGGGCGATCGCCACCAATACGTTTGGAAGATCCACCTCCAAATCCCCACTGTCAGCGGTTCCGCGTGCTGGCTCAATATCCATACCGACTTCGATTTCTCCTAGAGTGACTTTAATCGAACCGATGAAGCTTTTCAGAACCGCTATTCCACGGCGGACTTTGTCACTCACTCCTTTCAGTCGGTCAATATCATAGAGAAGCTCTCGAAGATGAGGGACTAACAATTGGCCTAAACGCTTGTTCTCATGGGCTTCAATAAGGATGGTCCGGCAATTCCCCTTTTCAGCGATTCGCCTAATTTGATTCAGTAAAACTGTTTTACCTACACCACGTAGCCCCGTAAGGAGCATGCTTTTTTCTGAACGTTTTGCTTTTATTCGTCCGACCAATACTCGAGCTTGTTCTAATATCCATTCTCGTCCAGCCAACTCCGGAGGTGGGGAACCTGCTCCCGGTGAAAAAGGGTTTTTTAACTTGTCCATGGCCAGCCTCCCTTATAGCTAAATATACCTATTTATACCAACGTATAGCACATTTAGCTTATACATTACTTTAAAATAATTCGGCGGCGACCGGATCGCCATAGAAGTTAAAAGCCAAAGCGAATGTGGGCCCCCATGACTTACGGTCACTTCACGTTAGTAAGGAAGAAGGGCCGTTCCGCCGTTTCATTTGCGTCTCGCTTGACCCCCACCCGCGCCAGGGGGACGGCATTGAAATTCTCCCCGTGGCCCACTTCCTAAAAGCCCTTTGGTCTGGAGACTTTAGCTGAGCGCCTCTGAGGGGATCCTCCGAACCCATTCGTGCATCTCGGGTAAGGGAGGTTGTTACTAAATTTAGCTCTTGAGGATCTCCGGCAGGCCCATGAGAAAATCTTTCATGGGCCACACCTCGATGGGGCCCTCCTGAAATCGTCTGTCTCCCCCGTAAACGAAAAATGTCTTGGCTTTCGGGTAATCGTTTCTAAAAGAGAGAAGTCCGGTAAGAGATTTTGCATTGTAACGGCGCCCACGTTTGACCTCAATGGCAATAAGTCCTCGAGATCCATAGAGAACGAAATCCACTTCCGTTCCATCAGAGGTTCGCCAGTAGTAAACCCCATATCCCAAGCTCAGCCCATCGTTGATCGCTCGTATGTTTTGGAGTAAAAGGGTTTCATACGCGGGGCCTTCCATTTCTTCTGGAGTGTCCAAGGGCCCAGAGGGGCGCAGGGTTCGATACACCCCCACATCAAAGAAAAAGAATTTGGAATGAGACACCAGTCGTCTTTTCGATTTTTTCGTAAATACGGGCACGCGTTGGGCAATCATCAAATCGTCGAGAATGCCAAAATAGGATTCAACAACCTTTCGATCCACAGCGCATTCCCGGGCCACCGCAGCGGTGTTTAAAGGACTCGCCTGAGAAAAACTGGCTGCTTCTAAAAAACGCGCGAAAGACATCAGGTTCCGCGTCAGACCTTCCTGGCGAACCTCCTCGTCCAAATAGGTTTTGACGTAAGTGGCCAGATACTCCCCAGCATCTAATGTTTGGGCCGATGGCAAAAGGCCAAATTTCAAGGCATTGGATAAATCGAAATCATCACCCATCTCCACCGCTGTCAACGGGTGCATCGCCCGTGTGAGGGCTCTTCCGGCCAGGAGATTGACTCCGCCCCTCCAAAGCTTTCGTGCACTGGATCCCGTCAAAAGAAACTTCAATTTTTTCCCCTCAATGAGTCGATGGACCTCATTTAAAAGCGCCGGGATCCGTTGAACTTCGTCGACAACCACCCAAGGCTTTCCGGAAGGGATCATCGTTTCGAGTCTTTGGGGACCGGCCAAAAGAGTGGCGTACGTCTGGGATTCCAAAAGATCGATGCGAACAGCGTCCGGCAAAATAGTTTTCGTCCAAGTTGTTTTCCCTGTCCCTCGCGGACCCAAAAGGAGCAAAGATCGGTCAGCGGGTGCGGAATTTAGTCTGGAATACATAACTCCATTTTACAGATATATATGGATTTGTCAACTCCAATTAATCTTTGGAACTTATTTTGGGGCTTCAGGGTTTGGGTGTCTGTTTAGCATGGGGGAGTGAAATTTGTAGTTGCCCGATTTATCGGGCGATTTTCCATCGAAAGAAGCGGCCTCAAAAAAATACCGGCCCATGGGTGGGGCAACGATGAAACCCAAAACTCATCGGTCACCCTCCGTAGCTAAACAGACACTGTCACTTTAGCCTTCCAAAGCGGGACGGGCGCGAAGGGCCAACGGGAGTGGCCTTTCGGGCCTGGGGCGAAAGAGCCGCTGATTCGAGACGATGGAGACCCACTTTTTAGGACGAACTTTTTGAGAAACAAAAAAAAGAGGCCCTTCGTCGAATCTCAGGTCCAACTGGGGATTTCGGGTTAATAAAATCCCTTGTTTTTTATCCCGACTTAGGCCTGTTGGTTGAAGACCTGAATTTTTTGTTTTTCTTCTTCGATCATTTCCAGCGGAGTCAAAAGGGCCTTCAACCGAATCTGGCCGTTTTCCATTTTCAACTGACCACGAGACAATGCTTCCGCAGCCTGGGCGGCCGCGCCGGTGTACACAATGTCCACTTCGACACGGGTTAAATCTGTCAATAGTTTCGCGGTAAAGACCACCAACGGCATTCCGAGCCCGGCCCAGAATTCCACCGCGCTCGCCGGTGCCACCACGTTAATGTGGGAGGAAGAGAGTTCCTTTAGGCGTGCGCTAAGAACAGCGGGGGCCGCGCCCACCACGCCCACATGGATTCGAGCAATCGTCTCCGAATCAAGATTCGATTTGGCCGCCAACTGACGGAACGCCTTTGTGACGCGGGCCACATCTTCCGCGGTTGGATTTCCGTCCACCACAAACTCCACATGGAGTCCCCCCTCCTCACCCTCCCCAACCTTCTCACCCAAGGACGCCAACCGATGCAAAAGTATTTTCCCTTCCGCAAACCCCAGTTCTTTCCGCATATCCACCACCAGCGCGTTCCCCGTGGCCTGCGCCCCAGGCACAGACAAGAACCCAAACCCCATGAGGGAATTAAGGAGGAAGTTACGCAGATCCGAGAGAGATTGCCCCAACCCACTTCCTGGCATAGCTGGGGGAGCTGTCGTTACACTGGCCAGGACAAGAGCGGACATGGTGTTCATCCGCGCATTTTCCGCGCCCACGTTGAACTCGGCCTGATTAATTACAGCGTCTTTCCCGTTCGCGTAAAGGAAAACATCCTTCGCTCCCTGAGCGATCAGTTGGTCCGAAAGATCCACCAGAGAGGCCCCCTCCTCACGCGTTCGTCCCGGAACCAGGCCCACCATGACCCTCCCGTCTTTTTGGAAACCAATAAAGGAGTGAGGGTTAATTCCGGGGAGGAAACGAACAGTCATCGAATTCCCATCAGCGGAGACCCAATAGTCCCCGGCCTTCATAGTCGCGGTTCGCGTCCCGCTCTCCCGCCGAGTATAACCCCACTCGCCAAAGGTCCGGTCACGAACTTCATCCGAAATATTATGGGTACGCAAAGGTTCCAAGGAAAGCTTAACGGGCTCACCCCGCAAAGCCGCCTCCCTCTTTTTTTGGTCCTTAACGAGTTCCCCCAGATCATCGTTGAAGCCCAGGTGCAGTTGGCGTCCCTGGGACAGAGGAAAGAGGGGGAAACTGAAAAGGTGTCGTAAATCCTCAAACTCTTCCGCGAGGTTGGACACGTTGTTTTTACCATCTTTGACAATCCGCTGACCATACACCGCAAACCCGATTTCGCCGGTGACATCATTATTAGTTCGGGCATCAAGAACACGCCATGCCCCGTTTTTGGATTCAAAACGTAACGCTTGAACCCGAGGCGAACCCTGGCGGGGCTGGACCAACATATCGTAGACGCGGCCCTGCCATTTCTCATCTTTTTTATGGAAGAAAGTTCCTTCAGCAAACCCCACAAACCATTCGTTGATACCTAAGTTTCCATTGGGAAGCACCGCCACGATGGACGGGTCTTCCCTTCTGGGGATCTCCCCTTGAACACGCGAAAGATTGGACAGGGTTTCAGGCCCAACAGGTTCGGACTTGCCGTCAACATCTATAATATTGCTAATCCGATCCCAAGCAATTCGTGAAACCCCGCTCGTGAACGCTCCCGGACTCAACTGTAATTGGAACCGAACGTTATTGAATACCTTTATAACAGGCGTGTTGATCTTTCCGCGCAAGGACGACAATCCAGATCCCACCGAAAGGGGCACCGCGACCATAACCATAGCCAACAATACTGGCACTCCGGCCGAGTTGGCGACCCCACTGGCCCCCAGACCTACCGACCCCAGGAAACCCGCACCCAAAAACCCAGCGGCCCCCGCGATCCCCACGACTCCCATGACCAACGCCACTAAAAGCTGTGGTGTTCGCAATATTTTGTTCACACCCCAGGCGCCCAGACCAATTCCTTTCTCCGCCACGTCCATAAAACGGACGCCCATCCCCTGAAACCATCGCCCTAAAATAACCCGAACACGCGGAAAGGAAACCGAAAGGACGGAAATCCCCAAAAGGCCCAGCATGATGTCATTCAAGGAAAGAAGTCGGTTTGAGGAAGAAATCAGCTCAGCCGCCATCAAGTTTCCGCTCAGGCTCATGGCCACCAGACCACCCACAATGAGTAAGGGGAGAACAAACGATCGGATCATTTTCGACCCCCCTTCTACGGGAGTAGGGACAAGTCGGTTCATGGCTTCATCGTAGGTAACACCCCGTTGTTGGAGGAATCGGTCCAATGGTCCTTCGATTAGAGAACGAACGCGCTCGAGCTCTTCAATTTGGGCGGCGTCTTCCCCTTCCTCCACCACCCGCTTTACGCGAGTGACTTCATTGCCAATATTCAGTTTCGGATGGGCC
This window of the Elusimicrobiota bacterium genome carries:
- a CDS encoding DUF4143 domain-containing protein — translated: MYSRLNSAPADRSLLLLGPRGTGKTTWTKTILPDAVRIDLLESQTYATLLAGPQRLETMIPSGKPWVVVDEVQRIPALLNEVHRLIEGKKLKFLLTGSSARKLWRGGVNLLAGRALTRAMHPLTAVEMGDDFDLSNALKFGLLPSAQTLDAGEYLATYVKTYLDEEVRQEGLTRNLMSFARFLEAASFSQASPLNTAAVARECAVDRKVVESYFGILDDLMIAQRVPVFTKKSKRRLVSHSKFFFFDVGVYRTLRPSGPLDTPEEMEGPAYETLLLQNIRAINDGLSLGYGVYYWRTSDGTEVDFVLYGSRGLIAIEVKRGRRYNAKSLTGLLSFRNDYPKAKTFFVYGGDRRFQEGPIEVWPMKDFLMGLPEILKS